From the genome of Meiothermus sp. CFH 77666:
TACTTACGAGATGTAATCCTGAGCCTCTTGCACCTCAAAAAGTGGCCGGTGTTGCGCTCGGTTAGAAAGTTCTCGGCTAATCCCTATCCTCTACTCAAGCTAATCCGAGGGTTGTGATAAAAGCCTGGCTTATTCCAACTGCTCCAGCGCTTTTTCGATTTGCTGTTGTAGTGTTTCTTTTTGGGCAACCAGCCCCGCTTCTTGCGCCTCCAGGGTTTGCAGCGCATCCTCGAGCCGCTCCAACTCACCCACCAGGCGCGAACGTAGCCGACCCTCTTCGCCTGCGTTGCCCAGGGGAGCCAGGTTGCCCTGGATCTGGGTTTGTCGAGTGTGGATTTTTTGACGTTCCTTTTCCAGGCGATTCTGCTCGGCCTCGAGGCTGTCGAGCTGCTCATAGAGGGCCAGCAGAGCCTTGAGTTTGGCATAACTGGCCGAGTCGAGATACTGCCCCTTGAAGTAAGACTCCAGCGCTTTCATTTTTAGCTGACGAACCTCTTCGCGTCGGGCTTGTAGCTGGCGTTCGGCTACCACGAGCCGGGACTGGCTCTGGGCTTCACAAAATACCCGCCAGCGGGCTACCTCGCTGGTGCTTTCGGCGGGCTCGGGGGTATCGAATAAAGCGTATCCGGGCTGACGGTTGTGTTCAATTACAACCTCCACGGGTTTGCGGGTGTTGTTCTGGATTTCGTAGTGGGTGTGCTGGATGTTGTATTTCTGAACGAGTAGATAGCCAGGTTTGAGCAAGAGTTTGGCCGTGCGGTTTTGTCTTCGTTCCTGGGTGCGTACCTGCACGCCCAACTCCACTGCGTAGGCCACGATAATCTCCGCCCCGTCCGGGCTGTAGTCCAGCACGGCTTCGCCCGCTTATTCGGCCTCCTCGAGCACCGTGACCGGCCCACGCTCGAGCGAGAGTCCGGTGGTGTTTTTGAAGCGCAAGCTGGCGACGGGGTTTTTGTCTTGTTTGCGCTCATTGAATAACAGCTCCCGCCGCCCTGAAAGCCGGGCGCTGAGAATGGGCACCATGGCCGACTGGCCCCGCCGTACGCTTACCGGGTGCTCAATCCGATACGCAAAAAGTGCCCCCCGCTCGGCGCCGCTGGCGATGGCCTGATTGGACTTTTCCACCTCGTCATCAATTCGAGCCCGCAAGGCGAGCGCCGCAGCGGCTGGCGCGGGCCTCTCATACTCAATAAAGGATGGTTCCCTGCTTGCGTGTATTGCTTGATACTCAATGGGGCCTTCCACGGTGCGTTCTTCGTCCTCTACCAGTGGACGCTCAGGGGTATGGGGCTGGTGCAGGGCGTAGCGAAACGAGACCGGCATTCCAGCCACCAGCGATAGCTGCACCTTTTCCAGGTCTTCGTCCAGGGTGTTGTCGAAAAGCCCCCAGCCCTGTAGCAGAATTTCGCGGCTGTTGGGGTCGGGGGCGTTTTCGGGGCTGTCGGCCAGGAGCCGGTAGCTCACCCGCCAGGCCGGGGCGGGGCCAATGTAGCTTACCCGCAGGTCATGGCGGCCCTCGCTCAGGCGCAATAGGGCGCTGCTGCGCTCCTCGTTGGTAGCGGCAGTGCGCAGAAAAAACTCCAGGTCGCGGCTGGCCCCTTCGTCCAGCAGATCTACCCGCTCAACCTGGGGTAGCTCCAGTACCCTCACCACCTTTTCTGCTGGCAGATACAAACTCAGCCTGCCCCGTTTGAGGTGCTCTTCGCCCTCGAGTTCAGCGCCGATCAACTGGCCCTCTAGGGTCTCGCTCCCCGCCCGTACCCGCACCAGGCGTCCGCGAAATGCCTTAATCAGGTCGGTCAGGCTTTGCTCGGGGGAGAGCTCCAGGGGCTGGCGGCTCACTTTTGGGTTGCGGTCGGGCGGGGTTTCGAACTCCAGTCCCAGCACCTGCCCGGTCTGGCTAATCACTACCAGGCTCTTGAGAACGTCGTCCATGGCTGCGCGGGGGAACTCGAGGCGTAGCTCGTTCCCCACAAAAAGCCCTTGCCGCTCAAAGAAACCCAGACCGTGCTTGTAAAAGGTAACTCGCCGGATGGGAAGGCTCATAGCCTTAGATTAGCCCAAAAGCTGCTTGGATCTCCTTCGGAACTGCCTTGGGGCGCCCACGCAGGGGGTCAACCCAGACCCACTCGGTCTGGCACTCCACCAGCAAGACCCCGGCTCGCTCTATCCTGTTGTGGCGGGTGGCGCGAAAGCTCCGGAAGGCCACAATCTCGGTGCTGACCTCGAGCTCATCTCCCAGAAGGGCCGAACGGTGGTAGGTGATGGTGTGGCGGTGTACCACCGGAATCACCCCCAGTTGCCGCAGGCGGGGTAGGCCCATTCCGACACTCTCGGCATGGGCGGTCACACAGTCTTCGATGTAGCGCAAGTAAACGGTGTTGTTGACGTGCCCCAGGCTGTCTATGTCGCCTTCAACAACCACCCTGCGATGACCAAAGCGCCTTCTGGACTCCATTGGGCATAGTCTACCGTTGGAACCTGGGGGAAGGGTTGGATCAGCCTCGTAGTCAAATGTCGAAGGCAAAAGCCAAAAGCAAACGATGCTAGGTGTGGCCCGAGACCTTTAGTTCGCGCTCCTCCTGGGTGCTTACCCAAAGTCGAAGGCCAGGTTAACTGTTCTCGAAATCCTACCCCGGTAACCTCCCTGGTCTGCTCTACTGCCCCTGTCCCAACGAATACCCTGGTTTGCCATCGAAGTTGTAGAGGTGTTCGGTCTTGATAAAGTCCATCCCGGCGGCGGCAATTTTGCCCATCAGTTCTACAATGTCGTGATGGTTGGGGGTTCCGTTCTGGGCCATGAAGCGCCCCCGCCAGTGGTCGGTGCGGAAGGTTTCGGGGAAACCCCCTGGCCATACCTTCACCCCGCGGTTGGTGATGAGTGCGAGCTTGAGTTTGGGGGTGGAAAGGGGCTCCAAAAGCCTGGCCAGCTCCTCAGGTTTGGTGCCACGCCAGTTGAAGAACACGTCAATTCCGACAAGCTCCTTGTGGGCCGGTTTGGGGTTCCGAACCATAAGGGGCACCATGGGCTCCTTGCTGGCCTCGCCAAACCTGGCAGGCCGCAGGCGTTCAGGTAGCTGGCCCAGCCGCTCGATTACGGCCTGGGCAAACGCTTCGGTGCCCACCTTTTTCTCGCTGACCCGTTCATCGTAAATGTCTGCTGTGTGAATGCCGTCTTCCAGGGTTTTGAGCCAGGCATTCTTGATACGGGCGGCGGCCTCGGGCTGACCAATATGCACCAGCATCAGGATGGCGCCCTGCAACAGCCCGGAGGGGTTGGCGATGCCCTTGCCAGCAATATCCGGTGCACTGCCGTGTACAGCCTCGAACATGGCGCAATCGTCGCCCACATTGGCCGAGCCCGCCAGACCTACCGAACCGGCCACCTCGGCGGCGATATCCGAGAGAATATCACCATACAGGTTCGGAGCCAGAATCACATCGAAGCGCTCGGGTATCTCGGCCAGACGAGCTGCGCCGATGTCCACAATCATGTGCTCCTTGTGTAGCTCCGGGTATTCGGCCCCAATCTCGTCGAACATCTTGTGAAAGAGCCCATCGGTAATTTTCATAATGTTGTCTTTGGAGATGCAGGTGACCTTTTTGCGTCCGTTGCGGCGGGCGAACTCGTAGGCATAGCGCACAATCCGTTCGGTACCTGGCTTGGAAATGAGCTTGAGGGCCATGGTGACCTCGTCGGTTTGCTGGTACTCGATGCCGGCGTAGAGGTCTTCTTCGTTCTCCCGCACAATCACCAGGTCAATGGACTTGTGCTTGGTGGTGACGAAGGGCTCGTAGCTTTGCACGGGGCGCACATTGGCATACAGGCCCAGGGTTTTGCGCACGGTTACGTTGAGGCTTTTGTAGCCCCCACCCTGGGGGGTGGTGATGGGGGCCTTGAGGAATACTTTGGTGCGCCGCAAGCTTTCCCAGGCGCTTTCCTCGATACCACTGGTGTGTCCGCGCTGGTAGACGTTTTCGCCAATCTCGATGATTTCGGGTTCAATCTCGGCCCCTCCCGCGTCTAGAATTTGCAGCACTGCCCGCATAATCTCCGGGCCGATGCCATCGCCAAAAGCTACCGTGATGGGTGTTTTGCTCATTTTTGTTCTCCTTGCGCC
Proteins encoded in this window:
- a CDS encoding NADP-dependent isocitrate dehydrogenase, yielding MSKTPITVAFGDGIGPEIMRAVLQILDAGGAEIEPEIIEIGENVYQRGHTSGIEESAWESLRRTKVFLKAPITTPQGGGYKSLNVTVRKTLGLYANVRPVQSYEPFVTTKHKSIDLVIVRENEEDLYAGIEYQQTDEVTMALKLISKPGTERIVRYAYEFARRNGRKKVTCISKDNIMKITDGLFHKMFDEIGAEYPELHKEHMIVDIGAARLAEIPERFDVILAPNLYGDILSDIAAEVAGSVGLAGSANVGDDCAMFEAVHGSAPDIAGKGIANPSGLLQGAILMLVHIGQPEAAARIKNAWLKTLEDGIHTADIYDERVSEKKVGTEAFAQAVIERLGQLPERLRPARFGEASKEPMVPLMVRNPKPAHKELVGIDVFFNWRGTKPEELARLLEPLSTPKLKLALITNRGVKVWPGGFPETFRTDHWRGRFMAQNGTPNHHDIVELMGKIAAAGMDFIKTEHLYNFDGKPGYSLGQGQ
- a CDS encoding thioesterase family protein, producing MESRRRFGHRRVVVEGDIDSLGHVNNTVYLRYIEDCVTAHAESVGMGLPRLRQLGVIPVVHRHTITYHRSALLGDELEVSTEIVAFRSFRATRHNRIERAGVLLVECQTEWVWVDPLRGRPKAVPKEIQAAFGLI